From Erythrobacter sp. YJ-T3-07:
GTTTGAGCGGGCGGGGCCACTAACCGTTTATCCAGCTAGCGCCAGATAATGCGGGCGCGAGCAGCGCCCGACCGCCCGGCCCCTGCCGCTACAGCTCGGGCTTGGGCGCGTCCGGATCATTGGCGAGATACCAGTTGACCCATTCGTGGAAGTATTGGTTGCCGCGCTCGTTCTTGCCGAAGACCAGGTCTTCGTGCGCGCCGCTCGCCAGACCCTTCTGGATTTCCATCCCGATCAGATAGTCTTCCTCATAGGTCACGTTGCGGAAGAAGTTCATCGCCCCTTCCACCGCCTCGCGATCCGCATCGTCCTTGATCGGCTCGCGGCGCAGATAGTTGAGCACGGTGCGGTTCTTGTCAGGCGTCGGCCCGGGGAACAGCTGCGCGATCTGGGTGATCTCGGGCGCGATGAAGGCGGAGACATTGGGGAACAGGATGCGCACGAAGTCGAACCCGTTGTTTTCCTGCTCGCCCCACTTGTCGCGCGGATGTTCGCGCAGCTTCTCTGCGATCGCGTGGTGGGGGAAGCCGATCCGCAGGTTCGGGCCGAACGCCTCGTAATGCATCCGGTTGGATGGCGTGCGCGGGAAGATCGTCTCGGGATGCAGAGACCCGAAGTGATAGCCTTCCAGATACCCGTCGAAGGCGATCTTCCAGTTCGCCCCTTCGATCTCGCGGCTGCCCATGTAGGCCCAGCTGCCAAGGTCGAGATCGGCGAAATCATTGAGGTAACCCTGAAAATACTCGTCGAGATCGATCGCCGCCTCGGGATCGAGGCTGACGAAGATCATCCCTGCCCGCTCTTCGCACGGCAGTTCGCGCAGCGAGCGGTCCTGCTTGTCGACATCGCCGAACAGCGACTTTTCCGCCACGCCCAGCAGCTTGCCGTCCTGGCCGTAGGTCCACG
This genomic window contains:
- a CDS encoding aromatic ring-hydroxylating dioxygenase subunit alpha produces the protein MGKIDRIAKVGDVAEIMLDYVENKKTHQTSEVMRVPAAAYVDPEQYQREIDLIFKKVPLMLAFTAEMPEPGDYKAMDAVGMPVLIARDKKGTVRAFLNVCAHRGAPVAEAGRGNCSRFTCKYHAWTYGQDGKLLGVAEKSLFGDVDKQDRSLRELPCEERAGMIFVSLDPEAAIDLDEYFQGYLNDFADLDLGSWAYMGSREIEGANWKIAFDGYLEGYHFGSLHPETIFPRTPSNRMHYEAFGPNLRIGFPHHAIAEKLREHPRDKWGEQENNGFDFVRILFPNVSAFIAPEITQIAQLFPGPTPDKNRTVLNYLRREPIKDDADREAVEGAMNFFRNVTYEEDYLIGMEIQKGLASGAHEDLVFGKNERGNQYFHEWVNWYLANDPDAPKPEL